The following proteins are encoded in a genomic region of Paraburkholderia sp. BL23I1N1:
- a CDS encoding class I SAM-dependent rRNA methyltransferase: protein MNIVTLKPSKEKSLLRRHPWVYANAIDRVDGNPAPGVTVLVRAHDGRFLARAAYSPHSQIRARVWSFDEAEPIDHAFFKRRVQRALAHRQTMVHNTGAVRLIFGEADGLPGLIVDHYVAEDEGQRSQLVCQFMATGVEAWKEAIVAALVDATGCPNVYERSDVSIRQKEGLEQITGVLAGDAPSEALIASENGVRYHVDVRNGHKTGFYVDQRDNRLLVQELAKDREVLNCFCYTGGFSLAALKGGAKRVVSIDSSGDALAIGQQNVAANGFDAERATWLDADAFKTLRRLYDEGERFDLVVLDPPKFAPSREHVDRASRAYKDINLTGMKLLRPGGLLFTYSCSGAIDSELFQKIVSGAAADARVDARILKRLGAGVDHPLLTAFPEGEYLKGLLLQIA, encoded by the coding sequence ATGAATATCGTTACGCTCAAACCGTCGAAAGAAAAATCGCTGCTGCGCCGCCACCCGTGGGTCTATGCCAACGCGATCGATCGCGTCGACGGCAATCCCGCTCCCGGCGTGACCGTGCTGGTGCGCGCGCACGACGGCCGTTTCCTCGCGCGTGCAGCCTACAGCCCGCATTCGCAGATTCGCGCGCGCGTGTGGAGCTTCGACGAAGCCGAGCCGATCGATCACGCGTTCTTCAAGCGCCGTGTGCAGCGCGCGCTCGCCCATCGTCAAACGATGGTGCACAACACCGGCGCCGTCCGGTTGATTTTCGGCGAGGCGGACGGCCTGCCGGGCCTGATCGTCGATCACTACGTCGCCGAGGACGAGGGCCAGCGGAGCCAGCTGGTGTGCCAGTTCATGGCGACGGGCGTCGAAGCGTGGAAGGAGGCGATCGTCGCCGCGCTGGTCGACGCGACCGGCTGCCCGAACGTCTACGAGCGCTCGGACGTGTCGATCCGCCAGAAAGAAGGGCTCGAACAGATCACGGGCGTGCTGGCAGGCGATGCGCCGTCAGAAGCGCTGATCGCGAGCGAAAACGGCGTGCGCTATCACGTCGACGTGCGCAACGGCCACAAAACCGGCTTTTACGTCGACCAGCGCGACAACCGCCTGCTGGTGCAGGAACTGGCGAAAGATCGCGAGGTGCTGAACTGCTTCTGCTACACCGGCGGTTTTTCGCTGGCGGCATTGAAAGGCGGAGCAAAGCGCGTGGTGTCGATCGATTCGTCGGGCGACGCACTTGCGATCGGCCAACAGAACGTGGCTGCCAACGGTTTCGACGCCGAGCGCGCCACCTGGCTCGATGCCGACGCGTTCAAAACCCTGCGCCGCCTCTACGACGAAGGCGAACGCTTCGACCTGGTCGTGCTCGATCCGCCGAAATTCGCGCCGTCGCGTGAGCACGTGGACCGCGCCTCGCGCGCCTATAAGGACATCAACCTGACCGGCATGAAGCTGTTGCGCCCGGGCGGCCTGCTGTTCACCTACTCGTGCTCCGGCGCGATCGACTCCGAACTGTTTCAGAAGATCGTGTCCGGCGCGGCGGCCGATGCCCGCGTCGATGCGCGGATTCTCAAGCGCCTCGGCGCCGGGGTCGATCACCCGCTGCTCACGGCATTCCCCGAAGGCGAATACCTGAAGGGCCTGCTGTTGCAAATTGCCTGA
- a CDS encoding DUF484 family protein has protein sequence MNDREVAEYLLANPDFFAEHAEMLATIRLANPHGKAAVSLQERQMEMLRDKNKHLERRLAELLRYGHENDSIASKFNRWTIRVMAERDPYALPRTIATGLREIFDVPQAALRVWDVSEPYSQAEFARHVGEEVRIFANSLTTPYCGANTGFEAAQWLAPAVSAVSEDGATGGASESAHATESIALLALRDPEGNEEAPTFGLLVMGSADARRFHDGMATDFLTQIGALASAALSRLLPR, from the coding sequence ATGAACGATCGCGAAGTCGCCGAATATCTGCTCGCCAACCCCGATTTCTTCGCCGAACACGCGGAAATGCTCGCGACGATCCGGCTTGCGAACCCGCACGGCAAAGCCGCGGTGTCGCTGCAGGAACGGCAGATGGAAATGCTGCGCGACAAGAACAAGCATCTCGAACGGCGTCTGGCCGAGCTGCTGCGCTACGGTCACGAAAACGACAGCATAGCCTCGAAGTTCAATCGCTGGACCATCCGCGTGATGGCCGAGCGCGATCCGTACGCGCTGCCGCGCACGATCGCCACCGGTTTGCGGGAAATTTTCGACGTGCCGCAAGCGGCGCTGCGCGTATGGGACGTCTCCGAACCGTATTCGCAGGCCGAGTTCGCGCGCCACGTCGGCGAGGAAGTGCGAATCTTCGCGAATAGCCTCACCACCCCGTACTGTGGCGCGAACACCGGCTTCGAAGCGGCGCAGTGGCTGGCGCCGGCGGTGTCGGCTGTGAGCGAGGATGGGGCCACAGGCGGTGCGAGCGAGTCCGCGCACGCCACCGAATCGATTGCGCTGCTCGCGCTGCGCGACCCGGAAGGCAATGAAGAAGCGCCCACCTTCGGCCTGCTGGTCATGGGTTCGGCCGACGCACGCCGCTTCCACGACGGCATGGCCACCGATTTCCTGACGCAGATCGGCGCGTTGGCGAGCGCGGCGCTGAGCCGTCTGCTGCCGCGCTGA
- the hslV gene encoding ATP-dependent protease subunit HslV, whose protein sequence is MEQFHGTTIVSVRRGDKVALGGDGQVTLGNIVMKGGAKKVRRIYNGKVLVGFAGGTADAFSLLDRFEAKLEKHQGNLTRAAVELAKDWRTDRMLRRLEAMLIAADATTTLVITGNGDVLDPEGGICAIGSGGAYAQAAAKALADNTEMSPREIVEKSLEIAGDMCIYTNHNRVIETIE, encoded by the coding sequence ATGGAGCAATTTCACGGCACGACGATCGTTTCCGTGCGCCGCGGCGACAAGGTCGCGCTTGGCGGCGACGGCCAGGTTACGCTGGGCAACATCGTCATGAAAGGCGGTGCGAAGAAAGTCCGGCGCATCTATAACGGCAAGGTGCTGGTCGGCTTCGCCGGCGGCACGGCCGACGCGTTTTCGCTGCTCGACCGCTTCGAAGCGAAGCTGGAAAAACATCAGGGCAATCTGACTCGCGCCGCCGTCGAACTCGCCAAAGACTGGCGCACCGACCGCATGCTGCGCCGCCTCGAAGCCATGCTGATCGCCGCGGATGCCACCACGACCCTCGTCATTACCGGTAATGGCGACGTGCTCGATCCGGAAGGCGGTATCTGTGCGATCGGTTCGGGCGGCGCCTATGCGCAAGCCGCCGCCAAGGCGCTCGCTGACAACACCGAGATGTCGCCGCGCGAGATCGTGGAGAAGTCGCTGGAGATTGCCGGCGACATGTGCATCTATACGAACCATAACCGCGTCATCGAGACGATCGAGTAA
- the xerC gene encoding tyrosine recombinase XerC, with amino-acid sequence MTEADLIAAYLSNLEHERRLSAHTLRGYTHELEELKLLAKGRPLESLTAVDIRGAVSRAHAGGLTARSISHRLSCWRAFYRWFAGRVDLPANPVATVRAPKQAKALPKALSVDDATRLMESPPAATPEGLRDHAMLELFYSSGLRLSELVGLDARFADADGYRSAGWLKLDSAEVEVLGKGNRRRIVPVGRKAIDALNAWLAVRDQMVRQDPHPLFLSARGNRLSPNVVRDRVKRAALVAGIPANVHPHVLRHSFATHVLQSSGDLRAVQELLGHASITATQVYTALDFQHLAHVYDQAHPRAKKRD; translated from the coding sequence GTGACCGAAGCCGACCTGATCGCCGCCTATCTGTCGAATCTCGAGCACGAGCGGCGACTGTCGGCGCATACGCTGCGCGGCTACACCCACGAACTCGAGGAGCTCAAGCTGCTGGCCAAAGGCCGGCCGCTCGAAAGCCTCACCGCTGTCGACATCCGCGGCGCGGTTTCGCGGGCGCACGCCGGCGGCCTGACGGCGCGCTCGATCAGTCATCGGCTGTCGTGCTGGCGGGCGTTTTACCGCTGGTTCGCGGGCCGCGTCGATCTGCCGGCCAATCCGGTCGCCACCGTGCGGGCGCCCAAGCAGGCCAAAGCCCTGCCCAAAGCGCTTTCCGTCGACGACGCCACGCGCCTGATGGAAAGCCCGCCCGCTGCGACGCCCGAAGGTTTGCGCGACCACGCGATGCTGGAGCTGTTCTACTCGTCGGGCCTGCGCCTGTCCGAACTGGTCGGCCTCGACGCCCGTTTTGCCGATGCCGACGGCTACCGCTCCGCGGGCTGGCTCAAGCTCGACTCCGCCGAAGTCGAAGTGCTCGGCAAAGGCAACCGGCGCCGTATCGTGCCGGTCGGCCGCAAAGCGATTGACGCCTTGAACGCGTGGCTCGCGGTGCGCGACCAGATGGTCAGGCAGGACCCGCATCCGCTGTTTCTTTCGGCGCGCGGCAATCGGCTGTCGCCGAATGTCGTGCGTGACCGTGTGAAGCGCGCGGCGCTGGTCGCCGGCATTCCCGCCAACGTGCATCCGCACGTGCTGCGGCATTCGTTCGCCACCCACGTGCTGCAGTCGAGCGGCGATCTGCGGGCCGTGCAGGAACTGCTCGGGCACGCCAGCATCACCGCCACGCAGGTCTACACCGCGCTCGATTTCCAGCATCTCGCGCACGTCTACGATCAGGCGCATCCGCGCGCCAAAAAACGCGACTGA
- a CDS encoding GTP-binding protein: MIPVTILTGFLGSGKTTLLKRILNEKHGMKIAVIENEFGEENIDNEILVQDTSEQIIQMSNGCICCTIRGDLSRVLGDLAAKKQSGELDFDRVVIETTGLANPGPVAQTFFMDDQIANEFLLDAIITLVDAKHANHQLDEHEVVQRQVGFADRLFITKSDTVDEQHVDDLRHRLLHMNPRAAIKIVNFGEADIKEIFDLRGFNLNSKLEIDPDFLAEDEHAHSHAHAHDEHGHTHADHDGHDHENCDHDHGKCDHEGHDHAHHHHAHHDDKIKSFVYRSDRPFDPNKLEDFLGGILQIYGERLLRYKGVLYMKGVDRKVVFQGVHQMMGSDLAAKWQPIEKKTNKMVFIGIELPQDLITDGLDACLA; the protein is encoded by the coding sequence ATGATCCCAGTCACCATCCTGACCGGCTTTCTCGGCAGCGGCAAAACCACCCTGCTCAAGCGCATCCTGAACGAAAAGCACGGCATGAAGATCGCCGTGATCGAGAACGAGTTCGGCGAAGAGAACATCGATAACGAAATCCTCGTGCAGGATACGAGCGAGCAGATCATCCAGATGAGCAACGGCTGCATCTGCTGCACGATTCGCGGCGATCTGTCGCGCGTGCTGGGCGATCTGGCGGCGAAGAAGCAGTCCGGCGAACTGGATTTCGACCGTGTCGTGATCGAAACCACCGGTCTCGCCAATCCGGGCCCCGTCGCGCAGACGTTCTTCATGGACGACCAGATCGCCAACGAATTCCTGCTCGACGCGATCATCACGCTGGTCGACGCGAAGCACGCCAATCATCAACTCGACGAGCATGAAGTGGTGCAGCGCCAGGTCGGCTTCGCCGATCGCCTGTTCATCACCAAGTCCGATACGGTCGACGAACAGCACGTGGACGATCTGCGTCACCGTCTGTTGCACATGAATCCGCGAGCGGCGATCAAGATCGTCAATTTCGGTGAAGCGGACATTAAGGAAATCTTCGACCTGCGTGGCTTCAACCTGAATTCGAAGCTCGAAATCGACCCGGACTTCCTTGCTGAAGACGAACACGCGCACAGCCACGCTCACGCGCATGACGAGCACGGCCACACCCATGCCGATCACGACGGTCACGACCACGAAAACTGCGATCACGACCACGGCAAGTGCGACCACGAAGGCCACGACCACGCGCATCACCATCACGCGCACCATGACGACAAGATCAAATCGTTCGTCTACCGCAGCGACCGTCCCTTCGATCCGAACAAGCTCGAGGATTTCCTCGGCGGCATCCTGCAGATCTACGGCGAGCGCCTGCTGCGCTACAAGGGCGTGCTGTATATGAAGGGCGTCGACCGTAAGGTGGTATTCCAGGGCGTGCACCAGATGATGGGCAGCGACCTGGCAGCAAAATGGCAGCCGATCGAGAAGAAGACCAACAAGATGGTGTTCATCGGCATCGAACTGCCGCAGGACCTGATCACCGACGGCCTGGACGCCTGTCTGGCGTAA
- a CDS encoding ATP-binding protein, translating to MHRITNTGRVNLGHLFWLRSLAIIGQLATIAVVQHFFGVHLPLPAMLLVIALEVIFNGLTWWRVSQQRPESNLELFGQIWVDLGALSALLFLSGGTTNPFVSLYLPSLAIAAAVLPWQLMAWLAAFAVACYAVLGFDSVPLNLDNPANLFDYYRAGMWVNFMVSVGLIAWFVARMSRALRLRDAALGDAQQRLLHDERAVALGVQAATVAHEIGTPLSTIAMLSEELRDAARTDKGLAPYSADLELLEQQMTLCTSALARLRSRASTATNRQTVSEWLESFAEQWRLRHPHVKFERIGVPPVDVSLDDTVAVSQILTILLDNAARASRDHVTLSCTLSGRGDQIVFEVCDSGPGIPAALRGSLGTMPVDSTQGGHGVGLYLAFSAAARLKGSIELGDVSEIKPRGTRAVLRLPLATRKLSGAGRHGTAPSNTEKQA from the coding sequence ATGCATCGTATAACCAACACCGGCCGGGTCAACCTCGGTCATCTGTTCTGGCTACGCAGCCTCGCGATCATCGGCCAGCTGGCGACGATTGCGGTCGTGCAGCACTTCTTCGGTGTGCATTTGCCGTTGCCGGCCATGCTGCTCGTAATCGCCCTCGAGGTGATCTTCAACGGACTCACGTGGTGGCGTGTCTCGCAGCAGCGGCCCGAGTCCAATCTCGAACTGTTCGGCCAGATCTGGGTCGATCTCGGCGCGTTGTCGGCGCTGCTATTCCTCTCCGGTGGCACCACCAACCCTTTCGTGTCGCTGTACCTGCCATCGCTCGCGATTGCCGCAGCCGTGCTGCCATGGCAACTGATGGCGTGGCTCGCCGCGTTCGCCGTGGCCTGCTACGCCGTGCTCGGCTTCGATTCCGTACCGCTCAATCTCGACAATCCGGCGAACCTGTTCGACTACTATCGCGCCGGCATGTGGGTGAACTTCATGGTCAGCGTCGGCCTGATTGCGTGGTTCGTCGCGCGTATGTCGCGCGCGCTGCGACTACGTGACGCAGCGCTCGGAGACGCGCAGCAGCGCTTGCTTCACGATGAACGCGCGGTTGCGCTCGGCGTGCAGGCTGCCACGGTTGCGCACGAAATCGGTACGCCGTTGTCTACAATTGCAATGTTGTCCGAAGAATTACGCGACGCCGCGCGAACCGATAAAGGGCTTGCGCCGTACAGCGCCGATCTGGAATTGCTAGAACAGCAAATGACGTTGTGTACTTCCGCGCTTGCGCGGCTGCGTAGCCGCGCATCGACCGCGACCAACCGGCAAACGGTCAGCGAATGGCTCGAGTCGTTCGCCGAGCAATGGCGCTTGCGTCATCCGCATGTGAAGTTCGAGCGCATCGGCGTACCGCCTGTGGATGTCAGCCTTGACGATACAGTCGCCGTCAGCCAGATTCTGACGATTTTGCTGGACAACGCCGCGCGTGCGAGCCGGGACCACGTCACGCTGTCGTGCACGCTCTCAGGTCGTGGCGATCAGATCGTATTCGAGGTATGTGATTCGGGCCCAGGCATTCCTGCCGCGTTGCGCGGGTCGCTCGGCACGATGCCGGTCGACAGCACACAAGGCGGACACGGCGTGGGCCTGTATCTGGCATTTTCAGCGGCGGCACGTCTGAAAGGATCGATCGAGCTGGGCGACGTCAGCGAGATCAAGCCGCGTGGCACGCGCGCAGTGTTGAGACTGCCGCTTGCCACGCGCAAATTATCAGGTGCGGGCCGTCACGGCACTGCGCCATCCAACACGGAGAAACAGGCATGA
- the dksA gene encoding RNA polymerase-binding protein DksA, producing MTTKRLLTEAEILKMSDKDYMNEDQLAFFKNKLEQLQAEILRNAGQTTENLRETVIVPDPADRATIEEEHALELRTRDRERKLLKKVQQSLARIDSGDYGWCEETGEPIGIPRLLARPTATLSLEAQERRELRQKLFGD from the coding sequence ATGACGACGAAACGACTCTTGACTGAAGCCGAAATCCTGAAGATGAGCGACAAGGATTACATGAATGAGGATCAGCTCGCTTTCTTCAAGAACAAGCTCGAACAGCTGCAGGCGGAAATTCTCCGCAATGCCGGCCAGACGACCGAGAACCTGCGCGAAACAGTAATCGTGCCGGACCCGGCCGACCGTGCAACGATCGAGGAAGAGCATGCGCTGGAACTGCGCACGCGCGACCGCGAGCGCAAGCTGCTGAAGAAGGTTCAGCAATCCCTCGCGCGCATCGATTCCGGCGATTACGGCTGGTGCGAAGAAACCGGCGAGCCGATCGGCATTCCGCGTCTGCTCGCACGGCCCACGGCCACCCTGTCGCTCGAAGCGCAGGAACGCCGCGAACTGCGCCAGAAGCTGTTCGGCGACTGA
- a CDS encoding response regulator transcription factor: MSEMNFLVIDDDEVFSGILARGLTRRGYTVAEAHNADEAIKLANQQKFSQITVDLHLGNDSGLTLVAPLRDLQPDARMLVLTGYASIATAVQAVKDGADNYLAKPANVETILSALQSEASALQAEEAIEHPTPLSVARLEWEHIQRVLAEHGGNISATARALNMHRRTLQRKLAKRPVKQ, translated from the coding sequence ATGAGCGAAATGAATTTTCTGGTGATCGACGACGATGAGGTGTTCTCCGGCATCCTCGCTCGCGGTTTGACGCGGCGTGGTTATACGGTGGCCGAAGCGCACAACGCGGATGAGGCGATCAAGTTGGCGAACCAGCAAAAGTTCAGCCAGATCACGGTCGACCTGCATCTCGGCAACGACTCCGGCCTGACGCTCGTCGCCCCCTTGCGTGATTTGCAGCCTGACGCGCGCATGCTGGTGTTGACCGGCTATGCCAGCATCGCCACGGCAGTCCAGGCGGTGAAAGACGGCGCGGACAACTACCTGGCGAAGCCCGCCAATGTCGAGACGATTTTGTCGGCGCTGCAAAGCGAGGCGAGCGCATTGCAAGCTGAGGAGGCGATCGAGCATCCCACGCCGTTGTCGGTTGCGCGTCTGGAGTGGGAGCATATTCAACGCGTGCTCGCGGAGCATGGCGGCAATATTTCGGCCACGGCGCGTGCGTTGAACATGCATCGTCGAACGCTGCAGCGGAAGTTGGCGAAGCGGCCGGTTAAGCAGTAG
- the hslU gene encoding ATP-dependent protease ATPase subunit HslU, with the protein MSTMTPAEIVSELDKHIIGQGRAKKAVAVALRNRWRRQQVEDPLRQEITPKNILMIGPTGVGKTEIARRLAKLADAPFIKIEATKFTEVGYVGRDVDSIVRDLMEISIKQTRETEMRKVRTKAEDQAEDRILDILLPSARPVGFGASSSATDTADEGSTTRQTFRKRLREGLLDDKEIELDVEQPQVGMDIMGPPGMEDMTEQIRSMFANIGGGKKTRRKLKVKEALKVITDEEAGKMLNDEEVKTKAVQNVEQNGIVFLDEIDKIASRSEAGGGEVSRQGVQRDLLPLVEGTTINTKYGMVKTDHILFIASGAFHLAKPSDLIPELQGRFPIRVELDSLSVGDFESILVSTDASLVKQYQALLATEDVHLEFADDGIRRMAEIAYSVNEKTENIGARRLYTVIEKLLEDVSFAAGNHSGKTVQIDAAYVDRALNEVAEDEDLSRYVL; encoded by the coding sequence ATGAGCACAATGACCCCTGCCGAGATCGTCTCGGAACTCGACAAGCACATCATCGGCCAAGGCCGCGCGAAGAAAGCCGTTGCCGTGGCGTTGCGCAACCGGTGGCGCCGTCAGCAGGTTGAAGACCCGCTGCGTCAGGAAATCACGCCGAAGAACATCTTGATGATCGGACCGACCGGCGTCGGCAAAACCGAAATCGCGCGGCGTCTGGCGAAACTGGCCGACGCACCGTTCATCAAGATCGAAGCCACCAAATTCACCGAAGTCGGCTACGTGGGCCGCGACGTCGATAGCATCGTGCGCGATCTGATGGAGATCTCAATCAAGCAGACGCGTGAAACAGAAATGCGCAAGGTGCGGACCAAGGCGGAAGATCAGGCCGAAGACCGCATCCTCGACATCCTCCTGCCGAGCGCGCGGCCGGTAGGTTTCGGTGCGAGCTCGAGCGCGACGGATACGGCCGACGAAGGCAGCACCACGCGTCAGACTTTCCGCAAGCGTCTGCGTGAAGGTCTGCTCGACGACAAGGAAATTGAACTCGACGTCGAACAGCCGCAAGTCGGCATGGACATCATGGGGCCGCCGGGCATGGAAGACATGACCGAGCAGATCCGTTCGATGTTCGCGAACATCGGCGGCGGCAAGAAAACACGCCGCAAGCTGAAGGTGAAGGAAGCGCTCAAGGTCATCACCGACGAAGAAGCCGGCAAGATGCTCAACGACGAAGAGGTGAAAACCAAGGCGGTGCAGAACGTCGAGCAGAACGGTATCGTGTTCCTCGACGAAATCGACAAGATCGCGTCGCGTAGTGAGGCAGGCGGCGGTGAAGTGTCGCGCCAGGGCGTGCAGCGCGATCTGCTGCCGCTCGTCGAAGGCACCACGATCAACACCAAGTACGGCATGGTGAAGACCGACCACATCCTGTTCATCGCGAGCGGCGCGTTTCATCTGGCCAAGCCGAGCGATCTGATTCCGGAACTGCAAGGCCGCTTCCCGATCCGGGTCGAACTGGATTCGCTGTCGGTGGGCGATTTCGAATCGATTCTGGTGTCGACCGACGCGAGCCTCGTCAAGCAATATCAGGCGCTGCTGGCTACGGAAGACGTGCACCTGGAATTCGCCGACGACGGCATTCGGCGTATGGCCGAAATCGCGTATTCGGTCAACGAGAAGACTGAAAACATTGGTGCACGCCGTCTGTATACGGTGATCGAAAAACTGCTCGAAGATGTTTCGTTCGCAGCCGGCAATCACTCGGGCAAGACGGTGCAGATCGACGCGGCGTATGTCGATCGCGCGCTGAACGAAGTGGCGGAAGACGAGGATCTGTCGCGCTACGTGTTGTGA